The region GAGGGCTGGGCCAAGGCCACGGGCGAAATCGGGGTATGTATCGCCACCTCGGGGCCCGGAGCGACAAACCTGGTGACCGGTCTGGCCGACGCCATGCTCGACAGCGTGCCGCTGCTGGCCATTACCGGCAACGTGGCGCGGCACCTGATGGGCACCGACGCCTTTCAGGAAGCCGACATCACCGGGATCACCCTGCCGATCACCAAACACAACTACGTGGTGCGGGAGGTCAGCGAATTGCCCCGCGTGATCGCTGAGGCGATCCGGATTGCCCGGAGCGGCCGCCCCGGGCCGGTACTGGTGGACATTCCCAAAGACATTCAGCTGGCCGCTTTTGCCGGTGAGATTCCGGTGCCCCATGCCCGCCCCGAAGCGCCCCAGCCTCTTCCCGAGGTGGTGGCGCGCGCCCAGGAACTGCTGCGCTCGGCCCAGCGCCCGGTCATGATGCTGGGCGGCGGAACGGTGGACGCCGCACCGGAACTCACGGCCCTGGCCCGCGCCTGGGACATTCCCGTGATCACCACCCTGATGGGTCTGGGGTCCTTCCCGTCCAGCGATCCCCTGTGGCTGGGCATGCCAGGAATGCACGGCAGCGTGGCAGCCAACCGCGCCATCAGCGAGGCGGACGTGCTGCTGGGCATCGGACTGCGTTTTGACGACCGCGTGACTGGACGCGTCAACGGCTTTGCGCCCAAGGCCAGCATCATTCACGTGGACCTCGACGCCGCCGAGATCGGCAAGATCGTCCGCACCCACCTGCCGGTGCGCTCCGATGCGCGTGAGGCTGCGCTGGCGCTGACCGAAGGCGCGCAGAAACTCGAGCGGCCCGAATGGCGCGCCCAGATCGAGGAATGGAAGTCCCGCACCGTCATGCCCGAGCACTGGGGCGCAGGCTACGCCGTGAAGGCTGTCGTGGACCGCCTCGAGCCCGACGACATTCTGAGCAGCGACGTGGGACAGCACCAGATGCTGGCCGCACAGCTCGCCCGCTTTGAGAAGCCGCGCCGCTGGATCAACTCCGGCGGATTGGGCACCATGGGCTTCGGCTTTCCCGCAGCCATCGGAGCCGGCATGGCCGAGCCCGGCGTGCGCAGCGTGGTTATCGCTGGGGACGGCGGCTTTCAGATGACCCTGCAGGAACTGGCCACGTTGAAGATGTACGACATCCGCAACGTGAAGATCTGCATCATCAACAACAGCTTCCTGGGTATGGTGCGCCAGTGGCAGGAACTGTTCCACGAGAAACGCTACAGCGAGGTCTGGCTGGGCGACAGCAACCCGGATTTCGTGAAACTGGCTGAGGCCTACAACGTGCCCGGCTACCGCGCCAGCAATGCCGAGGAACTCCCCGCTGCAATCGACGCGTGGCTGAATGATCCGCACAGCGCCCTGCTGGAAGTGGTGGTGCCCAACGAACACGGCGTGTTCCCGATGGTGCCCGCCGGCGCGGCCCTGTACGAGATGATCGAGACCGAGGCGAAAGCTGTCAGCGCTGAACCGACGACTTCACCGACCACTGCCGCAGCCACAGAGGAGGCGAAGCGCGCATGACATCCGAGACTTTCCAGCCGCAGGATCACCTGATCTCTATTCTGGTGCGCGACGAGCCGCGTGTACTGACGCGCATTACTGCGCTGTTCGGCCGGCGTGGCTACAACATCCGCAGCCTCAGCGTCGGCAACACCGAGCACCCTGGCGTCAGCCGCATGACGATTGTGGTCAGTGGGGACCGCGGAGTGGTGGAGCAGGCCATCAAGCAGCTTGAGAAGCTGCACGACGTGGTGCGCATCATCGATCACAGCCTCGAAAAATACGTGGACCGGGAGATGGTCCTGGTCAAAGTCAGCCTCACGCCTGAAACCCGGGTAGAAGTTCGCCAGATTGCCGAGGACTTCCGCAGCCGTATCGTGGATGTGGGCCGTCACGCCCTGACCTTCGAGGTGACCGGCGACGAGGGCAAAATCACGGCTTTCATCGAGCAGATGCGCCCGTTCGGCATTCTGGAAACCATGCGTACCGGCCGGGTGGCGCTGACGCGGGGCAGCAACGCCGACATTCCGACCCAGGTGTATTCCGGCGATTCTGCAGCTCTGACGCCAGCCGTCGAGCCGCGTGAGGAAAAGGCCCGTGGCGTGCCGAATCTGTTCTGAGGACGGCAGGTTCGCCGTTCCCCTCTAGCCGACAATCTCATTGAAATCACTTTTCTGTAGGAGAATTCAGCATGGCTGCAAAAATGTTCTACGACCGCGACGTTTCCCTCTCCCCTATCGA is a window of Deinococcus deserti VCD115 DNA encoding:
- the ilvN gene encoding acetolactate synthase small subunit; translated protein: MTSETFQPQDHLISILVRDEPRVLTRITALFGRRGYNIRSLSVGNTEHPGVSRMTIVVSGDRGVVEQAIKQLEKLHDVVRIIDHSLEKYVDREMVLVKVSLTPETRVEVRQIAEDFRSRIVDVGRHALTFEVTGDEGKITAFIEQMRPFGILETMRTGRVALTRGSNADIPTQVYSGDSAALTPAVEPREEKARGVPNLF
- the ilvB gene encoding biosynthetic-type acetolactate synthase large subunit codes for the protein MGQSNGPGDSRREMNGAGALWATLANHGITTVFGYPGGAIMPVYDALTFYPEVRHVLARHEQGAIHAAEGWAKATGEIGVCIATSGPGATNLVTGLADAMLDSVPLLAITGNVARHLMGTDAFQEADITGITLPITKHNYVVREVSELPRVIAEAIRIARSGRPGPVLVDIPKDIQLAAFAGEIPVPHARPEAPQPLPEVVARAQELLRSAQRPVMMLGGGTVDAAPELTALARAWDIPVITTLMGLGSFPSSDPLWLGMPGMHGSVAANRAISEADVLLGIGLRFDDRVTGRVNGFAPKASIIHVDLDAAEIGKIVRTHLPVRSDAREAALALTEGAQKLERPEWRAQIEEWKSRTVMPEHWGAGYAVKAVVDRLEPDDILSSDVGQHQMLAAQLARFEKPRRWINSGGLGTMGFGFPAAIGAGMAEPGVRSVVIAGDGGFQMTLQELATLKMYDIRNVKICIINNSFLGMVRQWQELFHEKRYSEVWLGDSNPDFVKLAEAYNVPGYRASNAEELPAAIDAWLNDPHSALLEVVVPNEHGVFPMVPAGAALYEMIETEAKAVSAEPTTSPTTAAATEEAKRA